A genome region from Tolypothrix sp. PCC 7712 includes the following:
- a CDS encoding HEPN domain-containing protein has product MPSPAALKYDIAAQKARVLRDTAIDPRLRPILNSQTQVYYHSALAMFVAGWEAYIEELVRNFFDVTANPLNPHFHAVHSIANNAAERSLKQFNTPNAENSRNLLVQYTGYDPINDWVWSRRSMNALATRQMLNDILQVRHSFAHGFPIPAYSWTQTPTGKVRLTAKAIKDVDALLQYLVNVTDLGMKQNIQITYGIVLPW; this is encoded by the coding sequence CGGCTCAAAAGGCTCGTGTTCTACGTGATACTGCAATAGATCCCCGCTTGCGCCCAATTTTAAATAGCCAAACTCAAGTTTATTACCATTCAGCCTTAGCAATGTTTGTTGCAGGATGGGAAGCTTATATTGAGGAACTGGTTCGTAACTTTTTTGATGTCACTGCAAACCCTTTAAACCCACATTTTCATGCTGTTCATTCTATTGCTAACAATGCAGCAGAGCGATCACTTAAACAATTTAATACGCCAAATGCGGAAAATTCACGTAATCTTCTGGTTCAATATACTGGTTACGACCCTATCAACGATTGGGTATGGTCAAGAAGAAGCATGAACGCACTAGCCACTCGACAAATGCTAAACGATATTTTGCAAGTAAGACACAGTTTTGCACATGGCTTTCCCATTCCTGCATATTCATGGACACAAACACCAACTGGAAAAGTTAGACTCACGGCTAAAGCTATAAAGGATGTTGATGCACTGTTACAGTATCTCGTAAATGTTACCGACCTTGGTATGAAACAAAATATTCAAATAACTTATGGCATAGTTCTACCTTGGTGA
- a CDS encoding class II glutamine amidotransferase, with protein MCQLLGMNCNTPTDICFSFEGFSLRGGRTDDHCDGWGIAFFEGKGCRIFLDAKASVHSPVADLVRRYPIHSTHVIAHIRKATQGDIALQNCHPFQRELWGRYWVFAHNGNLPDFNPANMGFYKAVGDTDSEKAFCIILETLRQKFPEGKPPLEELYSTLSKVTAEIAAQGVFNYLLSDGEHFFAYCSTKLSYIVRQAPFAAAHLIDQDMTVDFRELTSPRDRVAIIATTPLTDNEVWTILEPGQLLVFQDGLPIKSVERCN; from the coding sequence ATGTGTCAACTGCTGGGAATGAATTGCAATACCCCAACAGATATCTGCTTTTCTTTTGAAGGTTTTTCTCTTCGGGGAGGAAGAACTGACGATCATTGCGATGGTTGGGGTATTGCTTTTTTTGAAGGTAAAGGATGTCGGATTTTTTTAGATGCTAAAGCCTCTGTTCATTCACCAGTGGCAGATTTAGTCAGACGTTATCCGATTCATTCTACTCATGTAATTGCTCATATTCGCAAAGCTACACAAGGTGACATCGCTTTGCAAAATTGTCACCCTTTCCAAAGAGAACTTTGGGGTAGATATTGGGTATTTGCTCATAACGGCAATTTACCAGACTTTAATCCGGCGAATATGGGCTTTTATAAAGCTGTGGGCGATACCGATAGCGAAAAGGCATTCTGTATCATCTTAGAAACTTTGCGGCAAAAGTTTCCTGAAGGAAAGCCACCGCTAGAAGAACTGTATTCTACCCTCAGTAAAGTTACTGCTGAGATTGCAGCACAGGGCGTGTTTAATTACTTACTATCGGATGGGGAACACTTTTTTGCTTACTGTTCCACTAAACTAAGCTATATAGTACGCCAAGCGCCGTTTGCAGCAGCTCATTTAATCGATCAGGATATGACAGTGGATTTTCGCGAGTTGACTTCACCACGCGATCGCGTCGCCATTATTGCCACTACTCCCCTGACTGACAATGAAGTTTGGACAATTTTGGAACCCGGACAACTCCTAGTGTTTCAGGATGGTTTACCAATAAAATCAGTAGAGCGGTGCAATTAA